In Streptomyces sp. HUAS ZL42, the DNA window ACCGTGCACGACTGACCGGCTCACGTGCCGATCTGAGCGAACTCATCGAACTGGCGCCGCATCTGCCGAACGACTCGTACCGGGACCTGCTGATTGATCACGCGTGTGCCGGTCCCGCGCTGCCGGCCGAACTCGTGGCTGCGGCCCGGCGCATCCAGAACAGCTGAGGGTCCGCTCCTCCACGAGCAGCAGCTCCAGCCAGCAAGTGCCCAGCAGCGCGACAACCCCCGGTCTGCCCCTGTCTGTCGGGATCTCGGGGAGCGAACCTGCACGACAGCCAGGCTCTTATCCCCTGGTGAAGGGCATACCGCCGATCCGCTCCCGCCGCGGACGGCGGCGACGCAGGCATCGCTGGACGATCGAACGCACCAACGGCCTGGCTCGCCGGCTGCCGCCGTCTCCACCGACGCTACGAACGCAAAGCCGACCACTTCCTGGCCTTCACCTGCATCGCCTGCACCCTCATCTGCTACCGAGGGCTCGACAGCCAAGTGTGCCGCTAATTCGATGGAACGCATCGAATGGTGCCCTCACGCTGGTCACCGTGGCAGAACCCAAGCACCAAATCCGCGCCCTTTACACGGCTTCCACGGTCACCGTCTACCAGGCGTACGTCCGGAGATCGGTCTTCCCGCGGCCCGAGACGGTCGCTTCCCGGAAGCCTGGCAGCGGGACCGGATGACGTGGATCACCAAGCCGCTTTCACAGCCCTCATCCAGCGCGGCAGCTCTGGACCCAGGTGGAGCTACTCCACCTCGATGCCGAAATCCTGAACGAGTTCCTCCAAGCCGCCCGTGTAGCCCTTGCCGCCCAGGACGAAGTCCCAGTCTCCGTTCGATCTTCGGCGGAAGGAGCCGAGTACCAAGGCGGTTTCGCGCGTCCGGCCGTCGGAGACTTCAAGCTGTCCCAGCTCAGCCAGCCCCGGGTCGAGCAGGCGGATGCAGGCGTCCGTGAAACCGGAGAGGTCGGCGTTCGGGTTGACCTCTGGGTCGATGGCCGCCACGAGCACGAACCGGTCGGCCTCATTGGGCAACCCGTCGAAGGAGACACAGATCGCGGCCTTGTCAGGTGCAGTGGCCGGGAGAGCACGCACTGAGCCGTCCGGCGTCTGCGGGTTGTTGAAGAAGACGAAGTGATCGTCACTGAGGACCCGGTTGCCACGGCAGACGAGAGCGCACACGTCCAAGGCGACGCTTCCAGTCCACGACATGCCCAAGACGTTGTAATCGTCTGGCAGCCGAGTGTCCGGCACGGAGGGCGTCGGCTGTGCTGAGACTTGCCGAGCGCCGTCACCAAGCCGCCCACGCAGCCCATGACGATGCAACAGATCCACGAGTTCGGGGCCCGAGATGAGTTCCAGCGGCTTGCCGTTGGCGAAAGTGTGCGAGCCAGGGCCGAACCCTGACGTCGTCACGAGGACACCTTTGTTGGCGCCGGCGTCCTGCACGGTTCCATACAAGTCGCGCACAGCGGTGGGCGGCACCGTGTTGCGGTAGCGCTTCACCTGCACGACGATCTTGCCGCCTCGGATCGGTGCCGGATCCAGTGCGTCGACGTCTACACCACCATCGTTGGAGCGCTGGGTGGTCACCGCCTGCATCCCCATAGCCCGGAAGAGATCGGCAACGAGATTCTCGAAGGCGATCGGGTCCATTGCGAACAGGTCCGGCTCCTCATCGCTGCCATGGGCGACAATGCGGTTCCCGACATCCTGGGGCCGCCTACTCGGCCGTACCGGTGCGAGCTGGTCCGGCCGAGCCGAGAGCTGCCCGCGCAGGGCGTCAGCCAGGCAACTACCTGCGTCCACCTGCGCCAGGTGCAGGTCACGGAACGAAAAGCGCGAGGCCATGACGGTTGCGAGGAAAATTTGGCCCGGTCGGCCCGTTGTAGGGTCATGCCCATCGACGAACCCGTTCAAGGTCACTGACTCAAGCGCACCCAGCTCGTCTGCGGCGAACAGCTCGTGCAAAACAAGCAGCATGCACTGAGCCAGAACCTCCCTGTACAAAGAACGGCGCTGGCCTGCTGGGCGGGGAGTCTCCTTGTCCTGGTCGACGCCGGACATGTACCGAACAGCCTTGACCTCCGGCACGATGCTGTAGGCAGGCAACTCCCAATCCAGCACCAATTGCCGGGCGGCCGGGTCGTAGGCTGCTGCCACCTGGCGTGGGAAACCTTCCGGCCATGCCGTCGAGGCGTAGAGAGCGGCAGAGAAGTACTCGATCACGGAATCGGGATCCTGGCGCCTAACGCCTTCGGTTATCGCCACGACGCCGGCGTTGTGTCGCCGTACATCAGCCAGCTGAGTATCGGCCCACTGCTGGTACTCCCGCTGGTACGACGTCAGCTGTTGCTGTCGGTGCGCCTCCGCGGCTTGAGCAATCTGCCAGTCCCGCTCGAAGCGCGCTCGTGCTTCGGCCTGCGCCTGGGCCCGGCGACTCGCAGTCCAGCCGCTCTGCGTTTGGTAGAGATTGTAATCCGGCATGGGCACTGGCTGTGCCAGTGGTCCTGGAGCGAAGGGCTGGACCTCCTCAGGTCGCATGAGAGAGGCAGCCCTAAAGGCCGGAGCCTGGCAACCCGAGGCAAGAAGACCTTGCAACGACGCAACCTGCGCGTCCAGCTCCTCCGTGCGCCGTAGAGCTTCTGCCTGCCGGTAGTCGCGGTGGCTCTGAGCAGCTCGTCGCTGGTAGGCCCGCGCTTGCTGATCTTGCTGTCTCCGCCGTCTGGCTTCGGCTTCCAGTTGGCGCTGCTGCTGCCGTTGCATCTCAGCCCAGACACCGACAAAACCAGTAGAGCGACGACTCATGTGCTGCAGGCCCTCCCCAGGACGTTGGCAGCCGAAAGGCGCTTTGGTTGTCCCCACAACCAGTTGTAACAAGACGACTCTAGCCAGCAATCACCGTCTCGCATATCCACTCGGCAAAGGAAGCGCGGTCGTTCCATCTCCGCAGGTCAACGCGACTGGAGGGTAACAAGGACCGTGCCTGGCCGTAGTACCCAAACGGTCGCATATACCGGCACTGGTCTCGCAGTGCGCACCGGATCCAGAAAGGACTTTGAACACGGCTTGACATGGGTCATCAAGCCGCGTTGACAGACCGCTACGCGCCGGCCGGGAAAGGGGAGCCGCTGCGGCTCTTACAGGCCGGCTGGGTGGCTGGAAAGCCAGTCTGTGTGTTGGTCACGCACACGGTCACGCTCTGCAGGCGTGGCAAGGATGACGTCTGCGCCGCCGTCGTAGGGATGGTGGATGCGCTGCAATTCCGTGTCGACAACGAAGACTTCAACGAGCGTCTCGTCCGCGACGGCTCGCAACAGACCGTCGAGGCAGCCACGGTTCCACCTACGGCGGTCGGCGTACAGACGTGTGTGGATGTGGAACCGCGGGTCGGAGTCGTCCTGCTCCGACTCTGTCCACCAGCGGATGCCGTCGGGGTGCAGTATCTGTCGTGGCGTCGGGTAGCCCGCGTGCCCGGTCGGTGTGTTCGACCAGTCCATGGTCACCACGAACACGTCCGTGCCCGCGAACAACTCGTCGAGGATCGTGCTGTACCGGTCCAGCACGATCGCGTATTCGTCCTCGGATTCCGGGTAGCGCTTCGAGCCGGGAAGGCTGTGGAAGCGCACCCAGCGATCCGCGTACCTAGTGCGAAACGTGTGAGCGACGGGAGGGCCCGACGGATGGCGTTCCCTCCACAAAGCCACCAGGAGATCAGGGTCGATGGCGAAACTCCCCCTTGGCCGGAGCCACGCCGATCGGACGGGAGACGCCGATCCCGCCGTGGCCGTTGATGTTGCGATCAAGATACTGCTGGTGGTGCCCGTCCGCCGTGCCGAACGTACAGCCCTCCCAGGAAGGCAGGCCGTTCACCCCGATCACGGTGGATGCAGTCTGTGAAAGCGGCTTGACATGGGTCATCAAGCCGCTGTCAGAGACCTCAACCATGCTGTCGGCATGGCCCTGAACGGCTGCCGGCGTGTTGCTGGTCAGTGCCGCAGGTGGGCGAGCAGTTCGTCACCGGCGG includes these proteins:
- a CDS encoding restriction endonuclease, with protein sequence MSRRSTGFVGVWAEMQRQQQRQLEAEARRRRQQDQQARAYQRRAAQSHRDYRQAEALRRTEELDAQVASLQGLLASGCQAPAFRAASLMRPEEVQPFAPGPLAQPVPMPDYNLYQTQSGWTASRRAQAQAEARARFERDWQIAQAAEAHRQQQLTSYQREYQQWADTQLADVRRHNAGVVAITEGVRRQDPDSVIEYFSAALYASTAWPEGFPRQVAAAYDPAARQLVLDWELPAYSIVPEVKAVRYMSGVDQDKETPRPAGQRRSLYREVLAQCMLLVLHELFAADELGALESVTLNGFVDGHDPTTGRPGQIFLATVMASRFSFRDLHLAQVDAGSCLADALRGQLSARPDQLAPVRPSRRPQDVGNRIVAHGSDEEPDLFAMDPIAFENLVADLFRAMGMQAVTTQRSNDGGVDVDALDPAPIRGGKIVVQVKRYRNTVPPTAVRDLYGTVQDAGANKGVLVTTSGFGPGSHTFANGKPLELISGPELVDLLHRHGLRGRLGDGARQVSAQPTPSVPDTRLPDDYNVLGMSWTGSVALDVCALVCRGNRVLSDDHFVFFNNPQTPDGSVRALPATAPDKAAICVSFDGLPNEADRFVLVAAIDPEVNPNADLSGFTDACIRLLDPGLAELGQLEVSDGRTRETALVLGSFRRRSNGDWDFVLGGKGYTGGLEELVQDFGIEVE